The following are encoded together in the Coffea arabica cultivar ET-39 chromosome 1c, Coffea Arabica ET-39 HiFi, whole genome shotgun sequence genome:
- the LOC140006165 gene encoding probable polyamine transporter At3g13620, whose amino-acid sequence MGTSPQSSSECTLLIEDEKQQTTTTCTTRRTTKKSKKLALLPVIFLIYFEVAGGPYGEEAAVGAAGPLFTILGFLIFPFIWSIPEALVTAELATTFPGNGGFVIWAHKAFGPFWGSMMGSWKLLSGVINLASYPALCIDYLKQVLPIFSSGYPRYLAILFSTLFLSFLNYTGLTVVGYTAVCLGIVSLCPFIVLTLVSIPKIEASRWISLGQKGVEKNWTLFFNTLFWNLNSWDNVSTLAGEVDQPQKTYPRALLSAGIFTCLSYLIALLAATGATSLDQKKWANGYFANLAAMIAGKWLEYWVEIGAVLAVIGQYEAQLSSSAYQILGMANIGVVPRCFGVRSKWFNTPWLGILIATLIALAVSYMTFADIISSVNFLYSLGMLLEFASFLWLRRKTPTKKRPYKVPMPLPGLVIMCIIPSAFLVYVIVVASKTVYIVSALLTGIGIIWYFLMNLCKLKEWIAFENAGEKDADVADED is encoded by the coding sequence ATGGGAACTTCTCCTCAGTCTTCCTCGGAATGCACCTTACTCATTGAAGATGAAAAGCAACAAACAACCACCACCTGCACCACCAGAAGAACCACCAAAAAATCCAAGAAACTAGCTCTACTCCCAGTGATCTTTCTTATCTACTTTGAAGTTGCTGGTGGCCCTTATGGTGAAGAAGCTGCAGTGGGTGCAGCAGGTCCACTTTTTACCATTCTTGGATTCCTCATCTTCCCATTTATCTGGAGCATCCCAGAAGCTCTTGTCACAGCAGAACTTGCCACAACTTTTCCTGGCAATGGAGGATTTGTTATCTGGGCTCATAAGGCCTTTGGTCCCTTCTGGGGTTCCATGATGGGGTCTTGGAAACTCCTCAGTGGTGTTATCAACTTGGCTTCTTATCCAGCTCTTTGTATAGATTATCTCAAACAGGTTTTGCCAATTTTCTCATCTGGATACCCCAGATATCTTGCAATTCTGTTTTCGactttgtttctttcctttctgaACTACACAGGATTGACTGTAGTTGGTTACACAGCAGTTTGTTTAGGCATTGTTTCACTTTGTCCTTTTATAGTACTGACCTTAGTTTCAATCCCAAAAATTGAGGCTTCTAGGTGGATCAGTTTAGGCCAAAAGGGGGTTGAAAAAAATTGGACTTTATTTTTCAATACTCTTTTCTGGAACCTGAATTCTTGGGACAACGTTAGTACTTTAGCAGGGGAGGTTGATCAACCCCAAAAAACATACCCCAGAGCACTTTTGTCAGCTGGGATTTTCACTTGTTTGAGCTACTTAATCGCACTTCTAGCTGCCACTGGGGCTACTTCTCTTGATCAGAAAAAATGGGCCAATGGCTATTTCGCGAATTTGGCTGCTATGATTGCTGGGAAATGGTTGGAATACTGGGTTGAAATTGGTGCAGTTTTAGCTGTTATTGGACAGTATGAGGCACAATTGAGCAGTTCCGCTTACCAAATTCTTGGTATGGCTAATATAGGAGTTGTGCCTAGATGTTTTGGGGTCAGGTCAAAATGGTTCAATACACCTTGGCTTGGAATTTTGATCGCTACATTGATAGCATTGGCTGTTTCCTACATGACTTTTGCAGATATTATATCTTCTGTGAATTTCTTGTATAGTTTGGGAATGTTGTTAGAATTTGCATCATTTTTATGGTTAAGGAGGAAGACGCCGACCAAGAAAAGGCCATACAAGGTTCCAATGCCATTGCCGGGGCTAGTGATTATGTGCATCATTCCATCTGCGTTTTTGGTGTATGTGATTGTTGTTGCAAGTAAAACTGTCTATATAGTCAGTGCTCTGCTGACCGGAATTGGAATTATTTGGTACTTTTTGATGAACCTTTGCAAATTAAAGGAGTGGATTGCGTTTGAAAATGCTGGAGAGAAGGACGCAGATGTGGCGGATGAGGATTGA